The following coding sequences lie in one Loxodonta africana isolate mLoxAfr1 chromosome X, mLoxAfr1.hap2, whole genome shotgun sequence genomic window:
- the LOC104847084 gene encoding paraneoplastic antigen Ma6E-like, translated as MSLAMLRDWCRQMGVNTQRSLLLLGIPEDCEEDEFQEALRDALMPLGRYRVLGKVFREELGTEVVLVEFDDYLNRSLIPQQIPGRGGPWRVICLSQVPHAELEDTPAFLVQPQGQDAARGATEGGAAGMVGAQGEAGAENVPGAPGEAGATCASRAAGEAGAENVAEAAGELGAPGEAGAPGEVGIPGEAGAPGEVRGAGEAGTPGEVGAPGEARGAGEGGGPGEGGAPGEVRGAGEARAPDEVGAPGEARDAGEAGAPGEAGAPGEAGAPGEAGAPGVAGAPGMAAALGEAGGTDEAEAWAQQWRHALQPVLESLAYQELRPFSGREEPGPGEEPFESWLDHTYDILYLWRHVSERERRRRLVECLSGPALDLLCGLLAEDPDLPVQDCLVALVQVFGTQDTRVTARLKFLTCAQEPGESLFAYVIRQEGLLQTAVEKGAVHPAIADQVRARQVLMRAHPNRTLYNKLRRMRMEGQPPGFMALLRLIRETEAWEAAHARREPSQAEEEAHAGGGAPAVIQATPGNEESAEEASASEDAAPASDEAAQATLATKDAAQAALASEDAGQAAPADEDAGQAAPATEDPTQASEDAAQAALASEDPAQASEDAAQATLATEDATQAALATEDPAQAAPTSEDAAQASEDADQATLASEDTSQAVPASEDAAQAVSASKDSVEAVPASEDAALVVPVSEDTSQAVLAAEEANKAVHNTEEDESVPAPAQGGSAPGAGPGGPGSGPEGLAQGVVTLTP; from the exons ATGTCGCTGGCAATGCTGCGGGACTGGTGCAGGCAGATGGGCGTGAACACACAGCGCTCGCTGCTCCTCTTGGGCATCCCGGAAGACTGCGAGGAGGACGAATTCCAAGAGGCCCTGCGGGATGCCCTGATGCCCCTGGGCAGGTACCGCGTGCTGGGCAAGGTCTTCAGAGAGGAGCTGGGAACCGAGGTTGTCTTGGTCGAATTTGATGACTACTTAAACCGCAGCTTGATCCCCCAACAGATACCAGGCAGAGGGGGGCCCTGGAGGGTAATCTGCCTGTCCCAGGTCCCTCATGCTGAGTTAGAGGACACACCTGCTTTCCTCGTACAGCCTCAGGGGCAAGACGCGGCCAGAGGGGCAA CTGAAGGAGGAGCCGCAGGTATGGTAGGAGCCCAAGGTGAGGCAGGAGCTGAAAATGTGCCAGGGGCCCCAGGTGAGGCAGGAGCAACATGTGCGTCAAGAGCTGCAGGTGAGGCAGGAGCTGAGAATGTGGCAGAAGCTGCAGGTGAGCTAGGGGCCCCAGGCGAGGCCGGGGCCCCGGGTGAGGTGGGGATCCCGGGCGAGGCGGGGGCCCCAGGTGAGGTGAGAGGTGCAGGTGAGGCAGGGACCCCAGGTGAGGTGGGAGCCCCAGGTGAGGCAAGAGGTGCAGGTGAGGGGGGGGGCCCAGGTGAGGGGGGGGCCCCAGGTGAGGTGAGAGGTGCAGGTGAGGCGAGGGCCCCAGATGAGGTGGGGGCCCCAGGTGAGGCGAGAGATGCAGGTGAGGCGGGGGCCCCAGGTGAGGCGGGGGCCCCAGGTGAGGCGGGGGCCCCAGGTGAGGCGGGGGCCCCAGGTGTGGCGGGGGCCCCAG GTATGGCAGCAGCCCTAGGTGAGGCAGGGGGCACAGACGAGGCGGAGGCCTGGGCCCAGCAGTGGAGACACGCCCTGCAACCCGTGCTGGAGAGCCTGGCCTACCAGGAACTGAGACCTTTTTCGGGGCGAGAAGAGCCTGGCCCTGGGGAAGAGCCCTTTGAGAGCTGGCTGGACCACACTTATGACATACTATACTTGTGGCGCCACGTGTcggagagggagaggaggaggaggctggTGGAGTGCCTGAGCGGCCCGGCCCTGGACCTCCTGTGTGGACTCCTGGCAGAAGACCCTGACCTCCCGGTGCAGGACTGCCTGGTTGCGCTGGTACAGGTGTTTGGGACCCAGGACACGCGTGTGACTGCGCGGCTCAAGTTCCTCACCTGCGCCCAGGAGCCCGGGGAGAGCCTGTTTGCCTATGTGATTCGCCAGGAAGGCCTGCTGCAGACAGCCGTGGAGAAGGGGGCGGTGCACCCGGCCATCGCAGACCAGGTGCGTGCGCGGCAGGTGCTGATGCGAGCTCACCCCAATCGCACGCTGTACAACAAGCTGAGGAGGATGCGCATGGAGGGGCAGCCTCCTGGCTTCATGGCGCTGCTACGGCTCATTCGGGAGACTGAGGCATGGGAGGCTGCCCATGCCAGGAGGGAGCCATCCCAGGCGGAGGAAGAGGCCCATGCAGGCGGTGGAGCCCCAGCCGTCATCCAGGCCACCCCAGGCAATGAAGAGTCCGCCGAGGAGGCATCAGCCAGCGAAGATGCCGCCCCAGCCAGTGATGAGGCTGCCCAGGCGACCCTGGCCACCAAAGACGCCGCCCAGGCCGCCCTGGCCAGTGAAGATGCTGGCCAGGCTGCCCCGGCCGATGAAGATGCCGGCCAGGCCGCCCCGGCCACCGAAGATCCCACCCAGGCCAGTGAAGATGCCGCCCAGGCCGCCCTGGCCAGTGAAGATCCTGCCCAGGCCAGTGAAGACGCCGCCCAGGCCACCCTGGCCACCGAAGACGCCACCCAGGCCGCCCTGGCCACCGAAGATCCCGCCCAGGCCGCCCCAACCAGTGAAGATGCTGCCCAGGCCAGTGAAGATGCCGACCAGGCCACCCTGGCCAGTGAAGACACCAGCCAGGCTGTCCCAGCCAGTGAAGACGCCGCCCAGGCCGTCTCGGCCAGCAAAGATTCTGTCGAGGCCGTCCCGGCCAGTGAAGATGCCGCTCTGGTTGTTCCAGTCAGCGAAGACACCAGCCAGGCCGTCCTGGCCGCTGAAGAGGCCAATAAGGCTGTTCACAACACCGAGGAAGATGAAAGCGTTCCTGCCCCAGCTCAGGGGGGCAGTGCTCCAGGGGCAGGCCCGGGAGGTCCGGGTAGTGGGCCTGAGGGCCTGGCCCAGGGAGTGGTAACCCTCACCCCATGA